The following coding sequences are from one Amphiprion ocellaris isolate individual 3 ecotype Okinawa chromosome 19, ASM2253959v1, whole genome shotgun sequence window:
- the LOC111563045 gene encoding LOW QUALITY PROTEIN: suppressor of cytokine signaling 7-like (The sequence of the model RefSeq protein was modified relative to this genomic sequence to represent the inferred CDS: deleted 1 base in 1 codon), which yields MNDAQQEMSPDFVLMRLVSAAEYDRLDEPDDLMSGGGGFGPVKAALGHRGGGFELDSSGPSAGLGSASPHYSSPLHGKGELDGGLVLTQASPGSEAPLSPPPPEDFAVAAQRFVDFPVPHGHSSGGPGSRAQLMVFQNLLRSGDRILECGLEQPPPGFLQEEQRQQHDPDSGTGPGGTTAGPGGGRDQNSHCVPPTEDSLQPQPQLLQWHPVLRLSKGSDGSQDPQQGVPVLDSDPGSVLCHRHRLLTDRLAKWPPGLLDQALRVGLLEPRKNCPSGGEDPVLALARRLGQLGEGREGGGGEDTVLPLSRCSCHSVLAPGPGGMGPGEDPSETSDALLVLEGLGSEEVGGLGRGGDGQEADKGDVGGVGGLPGGAGPVFSSGTLSGLMRQVHRLAEEAGVCTDKTCRSTLAVLPPHGSASCPYPPVCPQAATTLSGFQTSSDPLPTSGPDPAPQPAASAPSRSQPQSRAATPKLGVASGGPGRAASPLVVLEGEMGGGGGREGEKTPRGKSRKGGSLKIRLSKLFRTKSSSGGSGALLDKRPSLASSTSSGGSLLDVWGSTCSNTDQDSSRLQVSRPHSAFSPVPFTPAFTGETVSLVDVDISRRGGSSLHPPTPPPPPRRSLSLLDDFGGPPQHQGPFMERSVGASMQSLPPRPMALPSSLSTIQHSLSLNDTFLRGLPRPVPLRPDGHPPPRLAPRCPLSRPDAGSFATSLRELEKCGWYWGPMNWEDAEMKLKGKPDGSFLVRDSSDPRYILSLSFRSQGVTHHTRMEHYRGTFSLWCHPKFEDRCHSVVEFIERAIMHSKNGKFLYFLRSRVPGLPPTPVQLLYPVSRFSSVKSLQHLCRFCIRQLVRIDHIQELPLPTPLIAYLRKFYYYDPEEEISPTLNELKEPREVKEPSPDQSSQLGVESQT from the exons ATGAACGACGCGCAGCAAGAAATGTCTCCGGACTTCGTCCTGATGCGGCTCGTGTCCGCCGCCGAGTACGACCGGCTGGACGAGCCCGACGACCTGATGTCCGGAGGCGGCGGCTTCGGGCCCGTCAAAGCGGCGCTGGGACACCGCGGCGGCGGGTTCGAGCTAGACTCCAGCGGTCCCTCGGCAGGCCTCGGCTCGGCATCCCCGCACTACAGCTCGCCGCTCCACGGGAAAGGAGAGCTTGACGGCGGCCTGGTGTTGACGCAGGCCTCGCCGGGCTCCGAGGCGCCACTCTCTCCTCCGCCGCCAGAGGACTTTGCCGTAGCGGCCCAGCGGTTTGTGGACTTCCCAGTGCCGCACGGCCACAGCTCGGGGGGGCCCGGGTCCAGGGCGCAGTTGATGGTGTTCCAGAATCTGCTGCGGTCCGGAGACCGGATCCTGGAGTGCGGGTTGGAGCAGCCACCCCCGGGGTTCCTGCAGGAGGAGCAGAGACAGCAGCACGACCCGGACTCAGGGACCGGTCCTGGAGGTACCACGGCTGGGCCCGGAGGCGGGAGGGACCAGAACTCCCACTGCGTCCCCCCTACAGAGGACAGCCTGCAGCCACAGCCACAACTCCTGCAGTGGCACCCTGTCCTCCGGCTGTCCAAAGGCTCTGACGGCTCCCAGGACCCCCAGCAGGGCGTCCCAGTTCTGGACTCTGATCCCGGGTCTGTGCTGTGCCACAGACACCGTCTGCTGACAGACCGGCTGGCGAAGTGGCCCCCAGGCCTGCTGGACCAAGCCCTGCGTGTGGGGCTTCTGGAGCCCAGGAAGAACTGCCCCTCAGGGGGTGAGGACCCGGTTCTGGCTCTGGCCCGGAGGCTGGGTCAGCTGggtgaggggagggagggaggcgggGGGGAGGACACGGTTCTCCCCCTCTCTCGCTGCTCCTGCCACAGCGTCCTGGCACCAGGCCCGGGGGGCATGGGGCCCGGCGAGGACCCGAGCGAGACCAGCGACGCCCTGCTGGTCCTGGAGGGTCTGGGGTCCGAGGAGGTGGGGGGCCTGGGGCGGGGTGGGGATGGTCAGGAAGCTGACAAAGGGGATGTGGGGGGGGTTGGCGGCCTCCCTGGGGGGGCAGGGCCGGTGTTCTCCAGTGGAACCCTGAGTGGGCTGATGCGGCAGGTCCACCGGCTGGCAGAGGAGGCGGGGGTCTGCACCGACAAAACCTGCCGCTCCACGCTGGCCGTCCTCCCCCCCCATGGCTCCGCCTCCTGCCCCTACCCGCCTGTCTGCCCCCAGGCTGCCACCACCCTCAGCGGGTTCCAGACGTCCTCCGACCCCCTTCCCACCTCTGGCCCTGACCCGGCCCCCCAGCCCGCAGCATCAGCACCA TCCCGGTCCCAGCCACAGAGCCGGGCTGCCACCCCCAAGCTCGGCGTGGCCTCAGGGGGGCCTGGCCGGGCCGCCTCCCCCCTGGTGGTCCTGGAAGGTGAgatggggggaggagggggaagggAGGGGGAGAAGACACCACGGGGGAAGTCCAGGAAGGGGGGCTCCCTTAAGATCCGACTCAGCAAACTGTTCAGAACCAAGAGCTCCAGCGGCGGGTCGGGGGCGCTGCTGGACAAGAGGCCGTCCCTGGCTTCATCCACCTCATCTGGGGGGAGTCTGCTGGACGTGTGGGGGTCCACCTGCAGCAACACTGACCAGGACAGCAGCAG GCTGCAGGTTTCCAGACCTCACAGTGCCTTCTCTCCGGTGCCCTTCACTCCTGCTTTCACCG GTGAGACGGTGTCTCTGGTTGATGTGGATATTTCTCGCAGGGGTGGGAGCTCCCTACACcctcccactcctcctcctcctcccaggcGGAGTCTCAGTCTTCTCG ATGATTTCGGGGGTCCTCCTCAGCATCAGGGGCCCTTCATGGAGCGCAGCGTTGGGGCCTCCATGCAGTCTCTGCCTCCCCGGCCGATGGCGCTGCCCTCCTCCCTCAGTACCATCCAACACAGCCTGAGCCTCAACG ACACCTTCCTGAGGGGTTTACCCCGACCGGTACCGCTGCGACCCGACGGCCACCCGCCGCCCCGACTCGCCCCCCGCTGCCCCCTCAGTCGACCCGACGCCGGCAGCTTCGCCACCAGCCTCAGAGAGCTGGAGAAG tgtggcTGGTACTGGGGTCCGATGAACTGGGAGGATGCAGAGATGAAGCTGAAGGGGAAACCAGACGGTTCTTTTCTGGTCCGGGACAGTTCGGACCCTCGGTACATCCTGAGTCTGAGCTTCAGGTCGCAGGGCGTCACGCACCACACACGCATGGAGCACTACagag GAACCTTCAGTCTGTGGTGTCACCCTAAGTTTGAGGATCGATGTCACTCTGTGGTGGAGTTCATAGAAAGAGCCATCATGCACTCCAAGAATGGGAAGTTCCTCTACTTTCTGCGTTCACGAGTCCCAG GTCTGCCCCCCACCCCAGTCCAGCTCCTGTATCCCGTCTCCAGGTTCAGCAGTGTTAAATCTCTTCAGCATCTCTGTCGCTTCTGCATCCGGCAGCTGGTCCGAATCGACCACATCCAGGAGCTACCGCTGCCCAC GCCTCTGATCGCCTACCTGAGGAAGTTCTACTACTACGACCCGGAGGAGGAGATCAGCCCCACACTGAATGAGCTGAAGGAACCGAGGGAGGTGAAGGAGCCGAGCCCTGATCAGAGCAGCCAGCTGGGGGTCGAGTCCCAGACGTAG
- the kpnb1 gene encoding importin subunit beta-1 — MELITILEKTVSPDRNELEAAQKFLEQAAIENLPTFLVELSKVLANPGNTQVARVAAGLQVKNSLTSKDPDVKTQYQQRWLAIDANARREIKNYVLQTLGTETYRPSSASQCVAGIACAEIPVNQWPELIPQLVANVTDPSSTEHMKESTLEAIGYICQDIDPEQLQENANQILTAIIQGMRKEEPSNNVKLAATNALLNSLEFTKANFDKETERHFIMQVVCEATQCPDTRVRVAALQNLVKIMSLYYQYMETYMGPALFAITIEAMKSDIDEVALQGIEFWSNVCDEEMDLAIEASEASEQGRPPEHTSKFYAKGALQYLVPILTQTLAKQDENDDDDDWNPCKAAGVCLMLLATCCEDDVVPHVLPFIKEHIKNPDWRYRDASVMAFGSILEGPELNQLKPLVIQAMPTLIELMKDPSVVVRDTTAWTVGRICELLPEAAINEVYLAPLLQCLIEGLGAEPRVASNVCWAFSSLAEAAYEATDAAEDQEEPSTYCLSSSFEIIVQKLLETTDRPDGHQNNLRSAAYEALMEIVKNSAKDCYPAVQKTTLVIMERLQQVLQMESHIQSTSDRIQFNDLQSLLCATLQNVLRKVQHQDALQISDVVMASLLRMFQSTAGSGGVQEDALMAVSTLVEVLGSDFQKYMDAFKPFLAIGLKNYAEYQVCLAAVGLVCDLCRALMSNILPYCDEIMQLLLENLGNENVHRSVKPQILSAFGDIALAIGGEFKKYLDIVLDTLQQASQAQVDKTDYDMVDYLNELREGCLEAYTGIIQGLKGDQENVHPDVMLVQPRVEFILSFIHHIAEDEDHSDGVVANAAGLIGDLCTAFGKDVMKLVEVRPLINDLLTEGRRSKTTKTKTLATWATKELRKLKSQA; from the exons ATGGAGCTCATCACTATCCTCGAGAAAACCGTCTCTCCAG atCGGAATGAACTGGAGGCGGCACAGAAGTTTCTGGAGCAGGCGGCGATAGAGAACCTG cccacgtTCCTGGTGGAGCTGTCCAAGGTTCTGGCGAACCCGGGGAACACTCAGGTGGCTCGAGTGGCTGCAGGTCTGCAGGTGAAGAACTCTCTGACCTCCAAAGACCCGGACGTGAAGACTCAGTACCAGCAGCGATGGCTGGCCATCGACGCCAACGCTCGCCGCGAGATAAAGAACTAT GTTCTACAGACTTTGGGTACGGAGACATACCGGCCCAGCTCGGCCTCGCAGTGCGTCGCCGGCATCGCATGCGCCGAGATCCCCGTCAACCAGTGGCCCGAACTGATCCCTCAGCTGGTAGCCAACGTCACGGACCCGTCCAGCACCGAGCACATGAAGGAGTCCACGCTGGAGGCCATTGGATACATCTGCCAGGACATT GACCCGgagcagctgcaggaaaacgCCAACCAGATCCTGACTGCCATCATCCAGGGCATGAGGAAGGAGGAACCAAGCAACAACGTGAAGCTGGCGGCGACCAACGCTCTGCTCAACTCGCTGGAGTTCACCAAAGCCAACTTCGACAAGGAG ACGGAGAGACACTTCATCATGCAGGTGGTTTGTGAAGCGACACAGTGTCCCGACACCAGA GTGCGCGTGGCGGCTTTACAGAACCTGGTGAAGATCATGTCTCTGTATTATCAGTACATGGAGACGTACATGGGACCTGCTCTGTTCGCG ATCACCATTGAGGCGATGAAGAGCGACATCGATGAGGTGGCCTTACAGGGCATCGAGTTCTGGTCCAACGTCTGTGACGAGGAGATGGACCTGGCCATCGAGGCCTCAGAG GCCTCGGAGCAGGGACGCCCTCCAGAGCACACCAGCAAATTCTATGCAAAAGGGGCCCTGCAGTACCTGGTCCCCATCCTGACCCAGACCCTCGCTAAACAG GATGAGAACGACGACGATGACGACTGGAACCCCTGTAAGGCGGCTGGAGTCTGTCTGATGCTGTTGGCCACCTGCTGCGAGGACGACGTGGTTCCTCACGTTCTGCCCTTCATCAAAGAACACATCAAAAACCCCGACTGGCGCTACAGAGACGCCTCCGTCATGGCCTTCGGATCCATCCTGGAAGGACCAGAGCTGAACCAGCTCAAACCGCTCGTCATACAG GCCATGCCCACCCTGATTGAGCTGATGAAGGACCCCTCAGTGGTGGTCCGGGACACCACAGCCTGGACTGTTGGGAGGATCTGTGAGCTGCTGCCCGAAGCCGCCATCAACGAGGTTTACTTGGCGCCCCTGCTGCAGTGTCTGATAGAGGGTCTGGGGGCGGAGCCAAGGGTGGCGTCCAACGTCTGCTGG GCGTTCTCGTCTCTGGCCGAGGCGGCATATGAAGCGACGGACGCTGCAGAGGACCAGGAGGAGCCCAGCACCTACTGCCTGTCCTCGTCCTTCGAGATCATCGTCCAGAAGCTGCTGGAGACCACAGACAG GCCTGATGGTCACCAGAACAACCTGCGTTCAGCTGCCTACGAGGCTCTGATGGAGATCGTGAAGAACAGCGCTAAGGACTGTTACCCTGCAGTCCAGAAGACCACGCTGGTGATCATGGAGAGGCTGCAGCAGGTCCTGCAGATGGAG TCTCACATCCAGAGCACCTCGGACCGAATCCAGTTCAATGATCTGCAGTCACTGCTGTGTGCCACGCTACAG AACGTTCTCCGTAAGGTGCAGCATCAGGACGCCCTGCAGATCTCAGACGTGGTGATGGCGTCTCTCCTGAGGATGTTTCAGAGCACCGCCGGCTCTGGAGGCGTCCAGGAGGACGCTCTGATGGCCGTGTCCACGCTGGTCGAAG TTCTGGGCAGCGACTTCCAGAAATACATGGATGCCTTCAAGCCTTTCCTGGCTATCGGACTGAAGAACTACGCTGAGTATCAG GTGTGTCTGGCGGCGGTGGGGCTGGTGTGTGACCTGTGCAGAGCTCTGATGTCCAACATCCTGCCTTACTGTGACGAGATCATGCAGCTACTGCTGGAGAACCTTGGG AATGAAAATGTTCATCGGTCGGTGAAGCCTCAGATCCTCTCGGCGTTCGGCGACATCGCTCTGGCCATCGGAGGAGAGTTTAAGAAATATCTGGACATCGTGTTGGACACTCTGCAGCAGGCGTCTCAGGCTCAGGTTGACAAG ACGGACTACGACATGGTGGATTACCTGAACGAACTGAGGGAGGGCTGCCTGGAGGCCTACACCGGCATCATCCAGGGCCTGAAGGGCGACCAGGAGAACGTCCACC CCGACGTGATGCTGGTCCAGCCTCGGGTGGAGTTCATCCTCTCCTTCATCCATCACATTGCAGAGGATGAGGATCACTCTGACGGCGTTGTGGCCAACGCTGCCGGCCTCATCGG CGACCTGTGCACGGCGTTCGGTAAAGACGTCATGAAGCTGGTGGAGGTTCGTCCTCTCATCAACGACCTGCTGACGGAGGGACGACGCTCCAAAACCACCAAGACCAAGACGCTGGCGACCTGGGCCACCAAGGAGCTCCGCAAGCTCAAGAGCCAGGCCTG A